Proteins encoded within one genomic window of Saccharomyces paradoxus chromosome V, complete sequence:
- the DNF1 gene encoding aminophospholipid-translocating P4-type ATPase DNF1 (Aminophospholipid translocase (flippase)~similar to YER166W) gives MSGTFHGEGHTPMSPFEDTFQFEDNSSNEDTHIGPTHIGDGTPSYKYSRPQVSFNDEAPKSKREDAEEFTFNDDTEYDNHSFQPTPKLNSGSGTFDDVELDNDNGEPHTNYDGMKRFRMGTKRNKKGNPIMGRSKTLKWAKKNIPNPFEDFTKDDIDPGAINRAQELRTVYYNMPLPKNMIDEEGNPIMQYPRNKIRTTKYTPLTFLPKNILFQFHNFANVYFLVLIILGAFQIFGVTNPGLSAVPLVVIVIITAIKDAIEDSRRTVLDLEVNNTKTHILEGVDNENVSTDNISLWRKFKKANSRLLFKFIQYCKEHLTEEGKKRRMQRKRHELRVQKTVGTSGPRSSLDSIDSYRISADYGRPSLDYDNLEQGAGEANIVDRSLPPRIDCKFAKNYWKSVKVGDIVRIHNNDEIPADIILLSTSDTDGACYVETKNLDGETNLKVRQSLKCTNTIRTSKDIARTKFWIESEGPHSNLYTYQGNMKWRSLADGEIRNEPITINNVLLRGCTLRNTKWAMGVVMFTGDDTKIMLNSGITPTKKSRISRELNFSVVINFVLLFILCFVSGIANGVYYDKRGRSRFSYEFGTIAGSAATNGFVSFWVAVILYQSLVPISLYISVEIIKTAQAAFIYGDVLLYNAKLDYPCTPKSWNISDDLGQVEYIFSDKTGTLTQNVMEFKKCTINGVSYGRAYTEALAGLRKRQGIDVETEGRREKAEITKDRDTMIDELRALSGNSQFYPEEVTFVSKEFVRDLKGASGEVQRRCCEHFMLALALCHSVLVEANPDDPKKLDLKAQSPDEAALVATARDVGFSFVGKTKKGVIIEMQGIQKEFEILNILEFNSSRKRMSCIVKIPGLNPGDEPKALLICKGADSIIYSRLSRQSGSNSEVVLEKTALHLEQYATEGLRTLCIAQRELSWSEYEKWNEKYDIAAASLANREDELEVVADSIERELILLGGTAIEDRLQDGVPDCIELLAQAGIKLWVLTGDKVETAINIGFSCNLLNNEMELLVIKTTGDDVKEFGSEPSEIVDALLSKYLKQYFGLNGSEEEVFEAKKDHEFPKGNYAVVIDGDALKLALYGEDIRRKFLLLCKNCRAVLCCRVSPSQKAAVVKLVKDSLDVMTLAIGDGSNDVAMIQSADVGIGIAGEEGRQAVMCSDYAIGQFRYLARLVLVHGRWSYKRLAEMIPEFFYKNMIFALALFWYGIYNDFDGSYLYEYTYMMFYNLAFTSLPVIFLGILDQDVNDTISLVVPQLYRVGILRKEWNQRKFLWYMLDGLYQSIICFFFPYLVYHKNMIVTSNGLGLDHRYFVGVYVTTIAVISCNTYVLLHQYRWDWFSGLFIALSCLVVFAWTGIWSSAIASREFFKAAARIYGAPSFWAVFFVAVLFCLLPRFTYDSFQKFFYPTDVEIVREMWQHGHFDHYPAGYDPTDPNRPKVTKAGQHGEKIIEGIALSDNLGGSNYSRDSVVTEEIPMTFMHGEDGSPSGYQKQEAWMTSPKETQDLLQSPQFQQTQKFGAGPSTNVRSSLDRTREQMMATHQLDNRYSIERARTSLDLPGVTNAASLIETQRNN, from the coding sequence ATGTCTGGCACTTTTCATGGCGAAGGGCATACACCCATGTCGCCATTTGAAGATACGTTTCAATTTGAAGATAATAGCAGTAACGAAGATACACATATTGGGCCTACCCATATTGGTGATGGTACACCAAGTTATAAATACAGCCGGCCACAGGTCAGCTTCAATGACGAAGCACCGAAAAGTAAACGTGAAGACGCGGAAGAATTTACATTTAACGATGACACAGAATATGACAACCATTCCTTCCAGCCAACACCGAAACTTAATAGTGGATCTGGGACGTTTGATGATGTAGAACTAGACAATGATAATGGTGAGCCACATACTAACTACGATGGTATGAAACGATTCCGGATGGGTACAAAAAGGAATAAAAAGGGAAACCCAATAATGGGGAGATCTAAGACTCTAAAATGGGCTAAGAAGAACATTCCAAACCCGTTTGAAGATTTTACAAAGGACGATATTGACCCTGGTGCCATAAATCGTGCGCAAGAACTAAGGACTGTATATTACAACATGCCCttaccaaaaaatatgataGATGAAGAAGGCAACCCCATTATGCAGTATCCCCGTAATAAAATCAGAACTACTAAATATACCCCGCTAACATTCTTACCCAAAAACATTCTATTCCAGTTTCATAATTTTGCCAACGTTTATTTCTTAGTTTTAATTATTTTAGGTGCatttcaaatctttggTGTCACAAACCCGGGTTTAAGTGCCGTTCCATTAGttgtcattgttattatcaCCGCCATTAAGGATGCTATTGAAGACTCGAGAAGAACCGTCTTAGATTTAGAGGTGAACAATACCAAGACACATATTTTAGAAGGTGTTGATAACGAAAATGTCTCAACGGACAATATATCTTTGTGGAGAAAGTTTAAGAAAGCGAACTCTAGACTCCTCTTCAAGTTTATACAGTACTGTAAAGAACATTTAACTGAAGAAGGCAAAAAGAGGAGAATGCAAAGAAAGCGTCATGAACTAAGAGTGCAAAAAACTGTTGGAACAAGTGGACCCAGGTCCTCTCTAGACTCTATTGATAGTTACAGAATATCTGCAGATTATGGCCGTCCCTCATTGGATTACGATAACTTGGAACAAGGCGCCGGTGAAGCCAATATAGTTGATAGGTCCCTACCACCCAGAATTGATTGTAAGTTTGCTAAGAATTATTGGAAAAGTGTCAAAGTCGGTGACATTGTTCGTATCcataataatgatgaaattcCTGCTGACATTATCTTGCTTTCAACATCGGATACAGATGGTGCGTGCTATGtagaaaccaaaaatttggatGGTGAAACAAACTTAAAGGTACGTCAATCGTTGAAATGTACCAATACTATAAGAACGTCAAAAGATATTGCTAGGACAAAATTCTGGATCGAAAGTGAGGGCCCTCACTCAAATTTGTACACTTATCAAGGTAATATGAAATGGAGAAGCCTTGCAGATGGCGAGATACGAAATGAGCCTATTACTATTAACAATGTTCTACTTCGTGGCTGCACTCTCAGAAATACTAAGTGGGCAATGGGTGTGGTAATGTTTACCGGTGATGACACAAAAATTATGTTAAACTCTGGTATTACACCCACCAAGAAATCAAGAATTTCAAGAGAGTTAAACTTTTCTGTGGTGATCAATTTTGTGCTACTTTTTATCTTGTGTTTTGTTTCTGGTATTGCAAATGGTGTATATTACGACAAAAGAGGCAGATCACGGTTTTCCTATGAATTTGGGACAATTGCTGGGTCAGCGGCAACGAACGGCTTCGTCTCATTTTGGGTCGCTGTTATTCTTTATCAATCTTTGGTCCCAATTTCATTGTATATTTCTGTGGAGATTATCAAAACTGCACAGGCAGCCTTCATTTACGGGGATGTTTTACTTTACAATGCCAAATTGGATTATCCTTGTACGCCAAAATCCTGGAATATTTCCGACGATTTAGGCCAAGTGGAATACATATTTTCTGATAAAACAGGTACGTTAACACAAAATGTAATGgagttcaaaaaatgtacCATTAATGGTGTTTCATATGGGAGGGCTTACACTGAAGCGTTAGCGGGCTTAAGAAAAAGACAGGGTATAGATGTCGAAACCGAAGGAAGGCGAGAGAAGGCCGAAATCACCAAGGATAGGGATACAATGATCGATGAACTGAGGGCTTTATCGGGGAACTCACAGTTTTATCCTGAAGAAGTTACTTTTGTATCAAAGGAGTTCGTTCGCGATTTGAAAGGCGCTAGTGGCGAAGTACAACGAAGATGCTGTGAGCACTTTATGCTAGCGTTAGCTTTGTGTCACTCTGTCCTGGTAGAAGCTAATCCGGACGATCCAAAAAAACTCGATTTAAAGGCCCAATCCCCTGATGAAGCAGCGTTGGTAGCCACAGCTAGAGATGTCGGGTTCAGTTTTGTTGgaaaaaccaaaaaggGTGTAATAATTGAAATGCAAGGTattcaaaaagaatttgaaatccTAAATATTCTCGAATTTAATTCATcgagaaaaagaatgtcTTGTATTGTCAAAATTCCGGGTCTAAACCCAGGGGATGAGCCGAAAGCACTTTTAATTTGTAAAGGTGCAGATTCCATTATATACTCAAGGTTAAGTCGCCAGAGCGGTAGCAACAGTGAAGTAGTCCTAGAAAAGACTGCTTTGCATTTAGAACAGTATGCCACTGAAGGTTTAAGAACGTTATGTATAGCTCAAAGAGAATTGAGTTGGTCTGAATACGAGAAATGGAATGAAAAGTACGACATTGCTGCTGCATCATTAGCCAATAGAGAAGATGAATTAGAAGTTGTTGCAGATTCTATTGAACGCGAATTGATATTATTAGGCGGCACGGCTATCGAAGATCGTTTACAAGACGGTGTTCCGGATTGTATAGAATTGCTTGCGCAGGCAGGAATCAAACTATGGGTTCTTACAGGTGATAAAGTTGAAACAGCTATAAACATTGGATTTTCTTGCAACCTTTTGAATAATGAAATGGAATTGTTAGTCATTAAAACAACTGGTGATGATGTGAAAGAATTCGGATCAGAGCCAAGTGAAATTGTGGATGCTTTACTCTCCAAATACTTGAAACAATATTTCGGCTTAAACGGctcagaagaagaggtatttgaagcaaaaaaagatcaCGAATTTCCAAAGGGTAATTATGCTGTCGTTATTGATGGTGATGCTTTGAAGTTAGCGCTATATGGTGAAGATATAAGAAGaaagtttcttttactCTGCAAGAATTGTAGAGCTGTCTTATGCTGTAGGGTTTCTCCATCTCAAAAGGCAGCTGTTGTTAAGTTAGTCAAGGATTCGCTAGATGTTATGACCCTGGCCATTGGTGATGGTTCCAACGATGTTGCCATGATTCAATCAGCAGACGTCGGTATAGGTATTGCCGGTGAAGAAGGTCGACAAGCTGTTATGTGCTCGGACTACGCCATTGGTCAATTCAGATACTTGGCGAGATTAGTCCTCGTTCACGGTAGATGGTCTTATAAAAGATTGGCAGAAATGATCCCCGAATTTTTCTACAAAAACATGATCTTTGCTTTGGCATTGTTCTGGTATGGTATCtataatgattttgatgGGTCATATCTGTATGAGTACACATACATGATGTTCTACAATTTGGCATTCACATCCTTACCAGTTATCTTCTTAGGTATTTTGGACCAGGATGTGAACGACACAATATCATTAGTGGTCCCTCAGTTATACCGTGTTGGTAttttaagaaaagaatggaaccaaagaaagtttttatGGTACATGTTGGACGGATTGTATCAATCTATAatctgcttttttttcccctACTTGGTTTATCACAAAAATATGATAGTTACGAGCAATGGGTTAGGATTAGACCATCGTTATTTTGTCGGTGTTTATGTGACAACTATTGCCGTAATTTCATGTAACACATATGTTTTACTACACCAATATAGGTGGGATTGGTTTAGTGGACTATTCATTGCACTATCTTGTCTTGTAGTTTTTGCTTGGACAGGGATATGGTCTTCTGCAATTGCGAGtagagaatttttcaaagctGCAGCACGTATCTATGGAGCACCGTCATTTTGGgctgttttctttgttgcCGTGTTGTTCTGCTTACTACCTCGTTTCACATATGACAgttttcagaaatttttctatcCAACGGATGTGGAAATAGTAAGAGAGATGTGGCAACATGGCCATTTCGACCACTATCCAGCCGGCTACGATCCAACAGATCCCAACAGACCTAAGGTCACAAAAGCTGGGCAACACGGAGAGAAGATTATAGAAGGTATAGCGCTTTCCGACAACTTAGGAGGATCCAACTATTCAAGGGATAGTGTCGTCACAGAAGAGATTCCAATGACGTTCATGCACGGTGAAGATGGAAGTCCTAGCGGATATCAGAAACAAGAAGCCTGGATGACTTCGCCCAAGGAAACACaagatcttcttcaatCGCCCCAATTTCAGCAGACCCAAAAATTCGGAGCCGGTCCATCCACCAACGTCAGGTCATCTTTGGACCGCACAAGAGAACAGATGATGGCCACACACCAACTAGACAACCGATATTCTATCGAAAGAGCGAGAACATCTCTAGACCTACCGGGCGTAACAAACGCAGCCTCCTTGATCGAAACACAGCGGAATAACTAA
- the BCK2 gene encoding Bck2p (Serine/threonine-rich protein involved in PKC1 signaling pathway~similar to YER167W), whose translation MPKNSHHHRSNSVNSTKNRSTESTNKWKIPHYYRRSASGSTQASPDRNSSTGSCTTPVLPTMNVMSSPKKVLLEDPRDNHTKAKKSSRKKSGEMVFVNYTVQDTANEDDTDLQTQPVSVPAPKAKLKKKSSKRRMLKIFGSSKSEHIEDIVEEQPMVLQMDPNSKPQSGTLISESGVDTSSLTSKRSYNSFLKHNRLNGKTPFSGNLSFPSLNMMGNTSDLPIDNNDFGSEKEVVPKSTHDPSLAKPPSRFAESETNSTSNLSSIPLMNTKNTRLKYNKVASQSLDRQRLQESGLYHSTESFKFKDQSYSNNKSSLSLNSDLSTPHFTKHSPDSPRTSRSFNCADSQSRVKLPEENDASIAFSKMFTRKRANTGGSTCSLASPTIAQSVQQSNIKVNKLPTQRTTSVGSLSSMSNRYSPIRVASPGRARSGTRGSSLYRLSRDLNSLPSVTDLPEMDSTTPVNEIFLDGQPQHKNGSAKGGHKKKQESISDAQRNQNANSYITTPSSSLVTPPYYMTGYTLPSSASASSTPNVLETNNMNFVPSANTVTSYRPSSNFSSFDKEYGNENDATGELSAFNTPMENIPALKGIPRSTLEEDEEEDVLVQDIPNTAHFQRRDIVGMDTHRKDDSLDFNSLLPHGSTTSSSIVDSVMTNSISTTTSNATGNYLQDQDKYTLVNTGLGLSDANLDHFIRSQWKHASRSESNNNTGNRVSYSGSIPNITDTTKGNLQVFTEFDFENPESFFHEQSKLLSEMGHSNNNSSNAINMNEPKSADTYIGNISPDTSATVSLGDLMGSNVSNNSERNFYDGHTFVPQYQANSSVENSGNQNAAPIANNDIDNNLQSFYFDNSN comes from the coding sequence ATGCCGAAGAATAGTCACCACCATCGTTCCAATTCGGTAAATTCCACAAAGAATCGTTCTACGGAATCTACGAATAAATGGAAAATTCCGCACTATTATCGCAGATCCGCTAGCGGCAGCACACAAGCTTCGCCGGATAGGAACTCTTCAACAGGCTCATGTACCACTCCAGTATTGCCTACTATGAATGTTATGTCCAGCCCGAAAAAAGTTTTGTTGGAGGATCCCAGAGACAACCACACCAAAGCGAAGAAGAGTAGTAGAAAGAAGTCAGGTGAAATGGTCTTCGTCAATTATACTGTACAGGACACGGCTAACGAGGATGATACTGACCTACAGACCCAACCAGTTTCTGTTCCAGCACCAAAGgcaaaattaaagaagaaatcttcCAAGAGGAGAATGCTGAAGATATTTGGCTCGTCGAAGAGCGAGCATATAGAAGACATCGTCGAAGAACAACCAATGGTGCTGCAAATGGATCCAAACTCTAAACCCCAGTCAGGAACCCTTATCTCAGAGAGCGGGGTCGATACCTCGTCACTAACATCCAAAAGATCTTACAACTCGTTCTTAAAACACAACAGGCTAAACGGTAAAACCCCTTTCTCCGGTAACTTGTCCTTCCCATCACTAAACATGATGGGTAACACTAGTGATCTGCCTATTgacaataatgattttgGTTCCGAGAAAGAAGTCGTTCCGAAATCGACTCACGATCCTTCACTGGCAAAACCGCCATCGAGATTCGCTGAAAGCGAAACAAATTCTACTTCCAATTTATCAAGTATACCTCTCATGAACACAAAAAATACAAGATTGAAGTACAATAAAGTGGCGTCTCAAAGTTTGGACCGACAAAGGCTACAAGAAAGTGGATTGTATCATTCTACCGAATCATTCAAATTTAAGGATCAAAGCTATAGTAACAATAAATCCTCCCTAAGTCTGAATTCCGACTTAAGTACTCCCCACTTTACAAAGCATTCACCCGATTCACCAAGAACTTCAAGATCTTTCAACTGTGCAGACTCACAAAGTAGAGTTAAATTACcggaagaaaatgatgCTTCTATTGCATTTAGTAAAATGTTTACTAGAAAACGAGCCAACACTGGCGGGTCCACGTGTTCGCTAGCCTCACCCACGATTGCACAAAGTGTTCAGCAATCTAATATAAAAGTTAATAAATTGCCAACTCAACGAACCACTTCAGTTGGCTCATTATCATCAATGTCAAATCGTTATTCCCCAATAAGAGTCGCATCGCCGGGAAGAGCAAGATCTGGAACTCGCGGATCTTCCCTTTATAGATTATCAAGAGATCTAAACTCTTTACCAAGTGTCACTGATCTACCAGAAATGGATAGTACAACTCCAGTTAATGAAATATTCTTGGACGGCCAACCCCAGCATAAAAATGGTAGTGCTAAAGGCGGacataaaaagaaacaagaatcTATCTCAGATGCtcaaagaaatcaaaatgCAAATTCGTACATCACAACACCATCATCTTCTCTCGTAACCCCTCCTTACTACATGACAGGCTACACATTACCAAGTTCGGCATCTGCTTCTTCAACTCCAAATGTACTTGAAACAAACAACATGAATTTTGTTCCAAGTGCCAATACTGTTACTAGTTATCGCCCGTCTAGTaatttttcctcttttgaCAAGGAATACGGCAACGAAAATGATGCTACTGGAGAATTATCTGCATTTAACACCCCAATGGAGAATATACCGGCACTAAAAGGTATACCCAGATCCACTTtagaagaggatgaagaagaggatgtCCTGGTACAAGATATCCCAAATACAGCACATTTCCAAAGAAGAGATATTGTTGGGATGGATACTCATAGGAAGGATGATAGTTTGGACTTCAACTCTTTACTACCACACGGTAGTACAACTAGCAGCAGCATCGTGGATTCTGTAATGACGAACTCAATATCCACTACAACAAGTAACGCAACCGGAAACTACTTGCAAGATCAAGATAAGTATACATTGGTAAATACGGGACTGGGATTGAGTGATGCAAACCTCGATCATTTCATTAGATCTCAATGGAAACACGCTTCTCGATCAGAATCCAATAATAATACGGGCAATCGCGTTTCTTATAGCGGTTCCATACCAAATATTACTGATACAACAAAAGGTAATTTGCAAGTGTTTACTGAGTTCGATTTTGAGAATCCAGAGTCGTTTTTCCATGAGCAATCGAAACTGTTGAGTGAGATGGGCCACAGCAATAACAACAGCAGTAACGCCATCAATATGAACGAACCCAAGTCTGCGGATACATACATTGGAAATATATCCCCAGATACTTCAGCAACCGTTTCATTAGGCGACCTGATGGGTTCAAACGTTTCAAATAATAgtgaaagaaatttttacGATGGCCATACTTTTGTTCCACAATACCAAGCGAACTCATCTGTGGAAAATTCAGGTAACCAGAATGCAGCACCGATTGCAAATAACGACATTGATAATAATTTACagtctttttattttgataatAGCAACtaa
- the CCA1 gene encoding tRNA adenylyltransferase (ATP (CTP):tRNA-specific tRNA nucleotidyltransferase~similar to YER168C) codes for MLRSTISLLMNSVAHKTMTNSNLVVNAPKITLTKVEQNICNLLNDYTDLYNEKHHDKPEPLTLRITGGWVRDKLLGQGSHDLDIAINVMSGEQFATGLNEYLQQHYAKYGAKPHNIHKIDKNPEKSKHLETATTKLFDVEVDFVNLRSEKYTELSRIPKVCFGTPEEDALRRDATLNALFYNIHKGEVEDFTKRGLRDLKDGVLRTPLPAKQTFLDDPLRVLRLIRFASRFNFTIDPEVMAEMGDPQINIAFNSKISRERVGVEMEKILVGPTPLLALQLIQKAHLDNVIFFWHNDDSVVKYNEKNCQDMDRINHIYNDNILNSHLKSFIELYPMFLEKLPILREKIGHSSGFQQNFILSAILSPMANLQIIGNPKKKVNNLVSVTESIVKEGLKLSKNDATVIAKTVDAISSYEEILAKFADRSQLKRSEIGIFLRGFNGEWETAHFASLSDAFLKIPKFETKKIDLLFQNYNDFYSYIHDNNLNNCHELKPIVDGKQMAKLLQMKPGPWLGKINKEAIIWQFDNPTGTDTELITHLKAILPKYL; via the coding sequence ATGCTACGGTCTACTATATCTCTATTAATGAATAGTGTTGCTCATAAAACAATGACGAATTCTAATTTAGTTGTAAATGCACCCAAAATCACCCTGACGAAAGTGGAACAGAATATCTGCAACTTGCTTAACGATTATACGGACCTGTACAATGAGAAGCACCATGATAAGCCAGAGCCATTGACTCTTCGGATCACGGGTGGGTGGGTGCGCGACAAGCTTCTGGGACAAGGCTCCCACGACTTGGACATCGCCATCAATGTGATGTCAGGTGAGCAATTCGCTACTGGTTTGAATGAGTACTTGCAGCAGCATTACGCTAAATATGGGGCCAAGCCTCATAACATTCACAAGATTGACAAAAACCCCGAGAAATCCAAGCATCTGGAGACTGCTACTACTAAGCTCTTTGATGTTGAAGTGGACTTTGTCAATTTAAGATCTGAAAAGTATACTGAACTTTCCAGAATACCTAAAGTGTGCTTCGGTACACCTGAGGAAGACGCCTTAAGAAGGGACGCCACATTAAACGCTCTTTTCTATAACATTCATAAAGGCGAAGTGGAAGATTTCACCAAGAGGGGCCTGCGAGATTTAAAAGATGGTGTCCTACGTACTCCGCTTCCCGCAAAACAAACGTTTTTAGACGACCCCTTGAGAGTATTAAGGTTGATCCGTTTTGCTTCTAGATTCAACTTTACCATAGATCCGGAAGTGATGGCTGAAATGGGCGATCCTCAGATCAATATTGCattcaattcaaaaatttctagAGAGCGAGTTGGTGTAGAGATGGAGAAAATTTTAGTGGGACCGACTCCTTTATTGGCTTTGCAGCTGATTCAAAAGGCTCACCTGGATAAtgttatctttttttggcataATGATGACTCCGTCGTAAAATACAATGAAAAGAACTGTCAAGACATGGACAGAATCAATCATATTTACAATGATAACATTTTGAACTCGCACttaaaaagtttcattGAACTATATCCAATGTTTTTAGAGAAACTTCCTATTTTaagggaaaaaattggtcaTTCGTCAGGCTTCcaacaaaattttatacTGAGCGCGATCTTGTCCCCCATGGCTAACCTACAAATTATCGGAaacccaaagaagaaagttaaCAACCTGGTTTCGGTGACAGAAAGCATTGTGAAGGAAGGACTGAAGCTGAGTAAAAATGACGCAACAGTAATTGCCAAGACCGTAGATGCAATAAGTTCATACGAGGAAATACTTGCCAAATTTGCAGATCGCTCCCAACTGAAAAGATCTGAAATCGGTATATTTCTAAGAGGCTTTAATGGCGAATGGGAAACAGCACATTTTGCGTCCCTATCGGAtgcatttttgaagattcCCAAGTTtgaaactaaaaaaattgactTGCTTTTCCAGAATTACAatgatttttattcttaCATACACGACAataatttgaataattgTCATGAACTAAAACCTATAGTGGACGGAAAACAAATGGCAAAACTACTTCAAATGAAACCTGGTCCATGGCTAGGtaaaatcaataaagaGGCAATTATATGGCAGTTTGATAATCCCACGGGAACTGATACAGAACTAATAACTCATTTAAAAGCCATTTTACCAAAATACTTATAG